From Kineosporia succinea, the proteins below share one genomic window:
- the ligD gene encoding non-homologous end-joining DNA ligase, which produces MAGKSAAVQIEVEGPEGTRSVRLSSPERVLYPDEGLTKKDLAEYVVAVGPALVRALGDRPVSLERFPEGLGGERFYSKNPPRGVPAYARSVTVTYPSGRSHPQLVVDEIATAVWAVQMNTLTFHPWPVRSENPDNPDELRLDLDPQPGRDYQDAVTAARQLNDLLAELGLTGYAKSSGNRGVHVFVPIRPDHEFLDVRHAAIGIGRELQRRDPDLVTMDWWKEERGERVFVDFNQCTRDRTMAGAYSPRPLPHAPVSTPLTWDELGSIDPRTLTVRTVPQLLADRGDPWESMHGDAGDIAPALALWQKDLDNGLGELPFPPDYPKMPGEPKRARPSVSRSDTEGIADRDWYADPKRWDGDRPKEPEGS; this is translated from the coding sequence ATGGCCGGCAAGAGCGCGGCGGTGCAGATCGAGGTCGAGGGGCCGGAGGGCACCCGGTCGGTGCGCCTGTCCAGTCCGGAGCGGGTGCTCTACCCGGACGAGGGGCTGACCAAGAAAGACCTGGCCGAGTACGTCGTCGCGGTGGGCCCGGCGCTGGTGCGGGCCCTGGGCGACCGCCCGGTCTCGCTCGAGCGGTTCCCGGAAGGCCTGGGCGGCGAACGGTTCTACTCCAAGAACCCGCCCCGCGGCGTGCCCGCCTACGCCCGCTCGGTCACGGTCACCTACCCCAGCGGGCGCAGTCACCCGCAGCTCGTGGTCGACGAGATCGCCACCGCGGTCTGGGCCGTGCAGATGAACACGCTGACCTTCCACCCCTGGCCGGTGCGCAGCGAGAACCCCGACAACCCCGATGAACTGCGCCTCGACCTCGACCCGCAGCCCGGCCGCGACTACCAGGACGCGGTGACGGCGGCCCGGCAGCTGAACGACCTGCTGGCCGAGCTGGGCCTCACCGGCTACGCGAAGAGCTCGGGCAACCGGGGCGTCCACGTGTTCGTCCCGATCCGGCCCGACCACGAGTTCCTCGACGTGCGTCACGCGGCCATCGGCATCGGGCGTGAACTGCAGCGTCGCGACCCGGATCTGGTGACGATGGACTGGTGGAAGGAGGAGCGGGGCGAACGGGTCTTCGTCGATTTCAACCAGTGCACCCGCGACCGCACCATGGCCGGCGCCTACAGCCCGCGTCCTCTGCCGCACGCCCCCGTCTCCACCCCGCTGACCTGGGACGAGCTGGGAAGCATCGACCCGAGAACCCTGACCGTGCGCACGGTTCCGCAGCTCCTGGCCGACCGCGGCGACCCCTGGGAGTCCATGCACGGCGATGCCGGTGACATCGCCCCGGCGCTCGCGCTCTGGCAGAAAGACCTCGACAACGGGCTGGGGGAGCTGCCGTTCCCGCCCGACTACCCGAAGATGCCCGGCGAACCCAAGCGGGCGCGTCCTTCCGTCTCGAGAAGCGACACCGAGGGCATCGCCGACCGCGACTGGTACGCCGACCCCAAGCGGTGGGACGGAGACCGGCCGAAAGAGCCGGAGGGCTCGTGA
- a CDS encoding adenosine deaminase: MTRPDADTIARAPKVLLHDHLDGGLRPGTIIAIAAEIGHELPATDEAELREWFRRSADSGSLERYLETFVHTVAVMQRRDDLVRVAREAALDLAADGVVYAEIRYAPEQHLEGGLTLDEVVTAVGEGLAEGEKEAASAGTPIRTGQLVTAMRHAARSREIAELAERHRENGVVGFDIAGAEAGFPPSRHLDAFDYLHEANMHVTIHAGEAFGLPSIWEAVQVCGADRLGHGVRIMDDIEVVGGVDSYGRPAAKLGRTAGWVRDKRIPLELCPTSNVQTGAASSIAEHPIGLLKDLRFRVTLNTDNRLMSGTTMTREMSLLVEQAGWTLEDLRWVTINALKSAFIPFDERLALIDDVVKPGYARLGAG, encoded by the coding sequence GTGACCCGTCCAGATGCCGACACCATTGCCCGGGCTCCGAAGGTCCTGCTGCACGATCATTTGGACGGCGGCCTCAGACCGGGGACGATCATCGCGATCGCGGCCGAGATCGGCCACGAGCTGCCCGCGACCGACGAGGCCGAGCTGCGTGAATGGTTCCGCCGCAGCGCCGACTCGGGGTCCCTGGAGCGCTACCTCGAGACGTTCGTGCACACCGTCGCGGTGATGCAGCGGCGTGACGACCTGGTGCGCGTGGCCCGCGAGGCCGCTCTCGACCTGGCCGCCGACGGCGTGGTCTACGCCGAGATCCGTTACGCCCCCGAGCAGCACCTCGAGGGCGGCCTGACCCTCGACGAGGTGGTCACCGCGGTCGGCGAGGGCCTGGCCGAGGGGGAGAAGGAGGCGGCGTCCGCAGGGACGCCGATCCGCACCGGTCAGCTGGTCACCGCGATGCGCCACGCCGCCCGCAGCCGCGAGATCGCCGAACTGGCCGAACGGCACCGCGAGAACGGCGTGGTCGGTTTCGACATCGCCGGGGCCGAGGCCGGGTTCCCGCCCTCGCGTCACCTCGACGCCTTCGACTACCTGCACGAAGCCAACATGCACGTGACCATCCACGCCGGTGAGGCCTTCGGCCTGCCCAGCATCTGGGAGGCCGTGCAGGTCTGCGGTGCCGACCGGCTCGGTCACGGCGTGCGCATCATGGACGACATCGAGGTCGTCGGTGGCGTCGACTCCTACGGCCGCCCGGCCGCCAAGCTCGGCCGCACCGCCGGCTGGGTGCGCGATAAGCGCATCCCGCTCGAGCTCTGCCCGACCAGCAACGTGCAGACCGGTGCCGCCTCGAGCATCGCCGAGCACCCGATCGGCCTGCTGAAAGACCTGCGGTTCCGGGTCACCCTGAACACCGACAACCGGCTGATGTCCGGCACCACGATGACGCGCGAGATGTCGCTGCTCGTCGAGCAGGCGGGATGGACCCTGGAAGACCTACGATGGGTCACCATAAATGCTCTCAAGAGTGCATTTATCCCGTTCGACGAGAGGCTCGCGCTGATCGACGACGTCGTGAAACCCGGGTACGCCCGGCTGGGCGCAGGCTGA
- a CDS encoding tetratricopeptide repeat protein: MAYRPARFPGSRRVLAADAVGRYDLRRTMMARLLASNPALSLLLLVGDVEMDELDLDPHAGAEAVSAAFTRPEPDVHGLIIAGNLLVHQAVQHPRSNSGMSLYVLGDLKARNVAISGLELVVHGELRVSEVFAGAGPSGGARLDGDVRAKLLVSEAFPMLVGGGLKAPVLETGRTRIGVVEGQGVREAKGEVPPSLVLTPQVLEPGPEGVELFSWPRFKQAVATNVHTLSPDYLSGRTNLESMRELRRLEHEIEQVLSEGRYARGAELLRKARALGAPRGDTGVQLADAIYRVHHGTGSREALAEALELLDETLGPKPDAAAVMAHPQALLQRAHILLLLKEHDDEAFDQAWRDCSLAAVTMPAQERAGIAGLMGQWLFTRHRYDECVPYLRQALAADPEDGAQHGRLARALWMLDRESEALPHATRSLELNPADNRMWYVRGKCQQVLGDPEDARLDLATYLEMHPDDDLAVEALIIIDLDADNTDQAVESALQFIEHYPDIDGAPARFGRLLHLRERYDLAVPLLRRAMQVHPEDQTIVRDLAVALSQAGTGHDQTGLDTALRRVEIDSEADHIGYLRAEVNLTLDDPSAAEGDLEEYLTRFPEAVRALASLASIRLLQLRPAEAEALIDRARSIAPDDPYVESVADKAGFGPTIDLAAAAAQIAPSEPTQLMRTDRSPREGEQPGVTQYSFRDAGFRRP, from the coding sequence GTGGCGTACCGGCCGGCCCGCTTCCCGGGATCCCGGCGCGTCCTCGCCGCGGACGCGGTGGGCCGCTACGACCTGCGCCGGACCATGATGGCCCGGCTGCTGGCCTCCAACCCGGCGCTGTCGCTGCTGCTCCTGGTCGGCGACGTCGAGATGGACGAGCTCGACCTCGACCCGCACGCCGGGGCCGAGGCGGTCTCGGCCGCCTTCACGCGCCCCGAGCCGGACGTGCACGGCCTGATCATCGCGGGCAACCTGCTGGTGCACCAGGCCGTGCAGCACCCCCGGTCGAACAGCGGCATGAGCCTCTACGTCCTGGGCGACCTGAAGGCCCGCAACGTCGCGATCAGCGGCCTCGAGCTGGTGGTGCACGGCGAGCTGCGGGTCAGCGAGGTGTTCGCGGGGGCCGGTCCCTCCGGCGGTGCCCGGCTCGACGGTGACGTCAGGGCCAAGCTGCTCGTCTCCGAGGCCTTTCCGATGCTGGTCGGCGGCGGGCTCAAGGCTCCCGTGCTGGAGACCGGCCGCACCCGCATCGGGGTGGTCGAGGGCCAGGGCGTGCGCGAGGCCAAGGGAGAGGTGCCGCCCTCGCTGGTGCTGACCCCGCAGGTGCTCGAGCCCGGTCCGGAGGGCGTGGAGCTGTTCTCCTGGCCCCGGTTCAAGCAGGCCGTGGCCACCAACGTGCACACTCTCAGCCCCGACTACCTGAGCGGCCGCACCAACCTGGAGTCGATGCGCGAGCTGCGCCGGCTCGAGCACGAGATCGAGCAGGTGCTGTCCGAGGGCCGTTACGCGCGTGGCGCCGAGCTGCTGCGCAAGGCCCGGGCCCTGGGCGCGCCCCGCGGTGACACCGGGGTGCAGCTGGCCGACGCGATCTACCGGGTGCACCACGGCACCGGCAGCCGTGAGGCGCTGGCCGAGGCACTCGAGCTGCTCGACGAGACACTCGGTCCCAAGCCCGACGCGGCCGCGGTGATGGCCCACCCGCAGGCCCTGCTGCAGCGCGCGCACATCCTGCTGCTGCTCAAGGAGCACGACGACGAGGCCTTCGACCAGGCCTGGCGCGACTGCAGCCTGGCCGCCGTCACCATGCCCGCGCAGGAGCGGGCCGGGATCGCCGGGCTGATGGGGCAGTGGCTGTTCACCCGGCACCGCTACGACGAGTGTGTGCCCTACCTGCGTCAGGCGCTCGCCGCCGACCCGGAAGACGGTGCGCAGCACGGCCGTCTGGCCCGCGCGCTGTGGATGCTCGACCGTGAGTCCGAGGCCCTGCCGCACGCCACCCGCTCGCTCGAGCTCAACCCCGCCGACAACCGCATGTGGTACGTCCGCGGCAAGTGCCAGCAGGTGCTCGGCGACCCCGAGGACGCCCGGCTCGACCTGGCCACCTACCTGGAGATGCACCCCGACGACGACCTCGCCGTCGAGGCCCTCATCATCATCGACCTCGACGCCGACAACACCGACCAGGCCGTCGAGAGCGCGCTGCAGTTCATCGAGCACTACCCCGACATCGACGGCGCCCCGGCCCGTTTCGGCCGTCTGCTGCACCTGCGGGAGCGCTACGACCTGGCCGTGCCGCTGCTGCGCCGGGCCATGCAGGTGCACCCGGAAGACCAGACGATCGTGCGTGACCTGGCCGTGGCGCTCAGCCAGGCCGGCACCGGTCACGACCAGACCGGGCTGGACACCGCGCTGCGCCGGGTCGAGATCGACTCCGAGGCCGACCACATCGGCTATCTGCGGGCCGAGGTCAACCTGACCCTCGACGACCCGAGCGCGGCCGAGGGCGACCTCGAGGAGTACCTCACCCGGTTCCCCGAGGCGGTGCGGGCGCTGGCCTCACTGGCGAGCATCCGTCTGCTGCAGCTGCGCCCGGCCGAGGCCGAGGCCCTGATCGATCGCGCCCGGTCGATCGCGCCCGACGACCCCTACGTCGAGAGTGTCGCCGACAAGGCCGGTTTCGGCCCGACGATCGACCTGGCGGCCGCCGCCGCGCAGATCGCGCCGAGCGAGCCCACGCAGCTGATGCGCACCGACCGCTCGCCCCGTGAGGGGGAGCAGCCGGGTGTCACCCAGTATTCGTTCCGTGATGCGGGTTTCCGCCGTCCCTAG
- a CDS encoding phospho-sugar mutase: MDETELAGLVDRATHWRDADPDPRTRREVDRLIELVTSGDSIVDEVARDDLAQRFSGSLQFGTAGLRGALGAGPNRMNRAVVIRAAAGIAGHLHAAIGADGAAPPRVVVGYDARHDSDVFARDTCAVLTAAGCVAQLLPAPLPTPVLAFALRRFDADAGIMVTASHNPPQDNGYKVYLGGRADSSPGSGAQIVPPMDDHIAHQIAAAPPAIDVPMATDGWEHIGPEIVDEYLASLVRVVTPGAARDIDIVLTPMHGVGGGTAVKAFAAAGFPAPHLVREQAEPDPDFPTVSFPNPEEPGALDLALAAARKRGADLVIANDPDADRCAVAVPGASGWQMLRGDEVGALLGEYLLSRSSGDAKTVACSIVSSQLLARVAAAHGARHVETLTGFKWLARVPELTYAYEEALGYCVAPGSVRDKDGISAALLVAEYAAELKAQGRTLLDALDDLARRHGLHATDQFSVRVDDLSQISDMLDRISQHPPVTIAGSALKSAEDLSEGVDGLPGTPGLRYRTTDGDRVIIRPSGTEPKLKCYLEVVVPADQGSVDAARQVAAERLARITADISQALGI, from the coding sequence GTGGACGAAACCGAGCTCGCCGGTCTGGTCGACCGAGCGACCCATTGGCGGGACGCGGACCCCGATCCCCGTACCCGGCGCGAGGTGGACCGGCTGATCGAGCTGGTGACCTCCGGCGACTCCATCGTCGACGAGGTTGCGCGCGACGATCTCGCCCAGCGCTTCTCCGGCTCCCTCCAGTTCGGCACCGCGGGACTGCGCGGCGCCCTGGGCGCGGGGCCGAACCGGATGAACCGGGCTGTCGTCATCCGCGCCGCCGCCGGCATCGCCGGCCATCTGCACGCCGCGATCGGGGCCGACGGGGCCGCACCACCCCGGGTGGTGGTCGGTTACGACGCGCGGCACGACTCCGACGTGTTCGCCCGCGACACCTGCGCGGTGCTCACGGCCGCCGGGTGCGTGGCCCAACTGCTGCCCGCCCCGCTGCCGACACCGGTGCTGGCCTTCGCCCTGCGCCGATTCGACGCGGACGCCGGGATCATGGTCACCGCGAGCCACAACCCGCCGCAGGACAACGGTTACAAGGTCTACCTCGGCGGCCGGGCCGACTCCTCCCCCGGCAGCGGCGCGCAGATCGTCCCCCCGATGGACGACCACATCGCCCACCAGATCGCCGCCGCCCCGCCGGCCATCGACGTCCCGATGGCCACCGACGGCTGGGAGCACATCGGCCCCGAGATCGTCGACGAGTACCTGGCCTCGCTCGTGCGGGTGGTCACCCCGGGTGCGGCCCGCGACATCGACATCGTGCTGACGCCGATGCACGGCGTCGGCGGCGGGACCGCGGTGAAGGCCTTCGCGGCCGCCGGTTTTCCCGCGCCGCACCTGGTGCGGGAGCAGGCCGAGCCCGACCCCGACTTTCCCACCGTCAGCTTCCCCAACCCGGAGGAGCCCGGCGCGCTCGACCTGGCGCTGGCCGCGGCCCGCAAGCGCGGGGCCGACCTGGTCATCGCCAACGACCCGGACGCCGACCGGTGCGCGGTGGCCGTGCCCGGCGCCTCGGGATGGCAGATGCTGCGGGGCGACGAGGTGGGGGCGCTGCTCGGCGAGTACCTGCTCTCCCGTTCCTCCGGAGACGCGAAAACCGTGGCCTGCTCGATCGTCTCGTCCCAGCTGCTGGCCCGGGTGGCGGCGGCGCACGGGGCCCGGCACGTCGAGACCCTCACCGGTTTCAAGTGGCTGGCCCGGGTGCCCGAGCTGACCTACGCCTACGAGGAGGCCCTCGGCTACTGCGTGGCCCCGGGCTCGGTGCGCGACAAGGACGGCATCAGCGCCGCCCTGCTCGTGGCCGAGTACGCCGCCGAGCTGAAGGCCCAGGGCCGCACCCTGCTCGACGCGCTCGACGACCTGGCCCGGCGGCACGGACTGCACGCCACCGACCAGTTCTCGGTGCGGGTCGACGACCTGAGCCAGATCTCGGACATGCTCGACCGCATCTCGCAGCACCCGCCGGTGACCATCGCGGGCAGTGCGCTGAAGTCGGCCGAGGACCTCTCCGAGGGGGTCGACGGCCTGCCCGGCACGCCCGGCCTGCGCTATCGCACCACCGACGGCGACCGGGTGATCATCCGCCCGAGCGGCACCGAGCCGAAGCTGAAATGCTATCTGGAAGTGGTGGTCCCGGCCGATCAGGGCAGTGTGGACGCGGCCCGGCAGGTGGCCGCGGAGCGGCTGGCCCGGATCACGGCCGACATCTCGCAGGCGCTGGGGATCTAG
- a CDS encoding purine-nucleoside phosphorylase codes for MSDLTPKELATQAAQRLAELTGIEKHDVALTLGSGWAPAADLLGETVAEIPATEVPGFSLSGVPGHVGQLRSVRIEGTDKHALVLGSRTHYYEGKGVRAVAHGVRTAAAAGCSTIVLTNGCGGLNPDWKPGTPVLISDHLNLTGATPLEGATFVDLTDLYSKRLRAICREVQPDLPEGVYAQFHGPQYETPAEVRMAGRLGADLVGMSTALEAIAAREAGLEILGISLVTNLAAGISETPLSHEEVLAEGKAAAQRVGAMLAQVVRKL; via the coding sequence ATGTCAGACCTGACCCCCAAGGAACTCGCGACGCAGGCCGCCCAGCGGCTCGCCGAGCTCACCGGCATCGAGAAGCACGACGTGGCCCTGACTCTGGGCTCGGGCTGGGCTCCTGCCGCTGACCTGCTGGGTGAGACCGTCGCCGAGATCCCGGCCACCGAGGTGCCCGGCTTCTCGCTGTCCGGGGTGCCCGGTCACGTGGGTCAGCTGCGGTCGGTGCGCATCGAGGGCACCGACAAGCACGCCCTGGTCCTGGGCAGCCGCACGCACTACTACGAGGGCAAGGGCGTGCGCGCCGTGGCCCACGGGGTGCGCACCGCGGCCGCCGCCGGCTGCTCGACGATCGTGCTGACCAACGGCTGCGGTGGGCTCAACCCGGACTGGAAGCCCGGCACCCCGGTGCTGATCAGCGACCACCTGAACCTGACCGGCGCGACACCGCTCGAGGGCGCGACCTTCGTCGACCTCACCGACCTGTACTCGAAGCGGCTGCGCGCGATCTGCCGGGAGGTTCAGCCCGACCTGCCCGAGGGTGTGTACGCGCAGTTCCACGGCCCGCAGTACGAGACCCCGGCCGAGGTGCGCATGGCCGGGCGGCTCGGCGCCGACCTGGTCGGCATGTCCACGGCGCTCGAGGCGATCGCCGCCCGCGAGGCCGGGCTCGAGATCCTCGGCATCTCGCTGGTGACGAACCTGGCCGCGGGCATCAGCGAGACGCCGCTGAGCCACGAGGAGGTGCTCGCCGAGGGCAAGGCCGCGGCGCAGCGCGTCGGGGCGATGCTGGCGCAGGTCGTGCGCAAGCTCTGA
- a CDS encoding gamma-glutamylcyclotransferase: MDLYAAYGANLDPERMALRAPHSPLRGFGWVTGWRLTFAQVPNAVDGALATLVEDPTAQVYVSVYDVTPGDEQALDEWEGLATGQSRKIHVRVQTLDGDVVAWVHVLDAYEGGLPAAHYLGMLANAAEAGGAPSDYLHELRSRPCESSDTPEHLPPNER; encoded by the coding sequence ATGGATCTCTACGCCGCCTACGGCGCGAACCTCGACCCCGAGCGGATGGCGCTGCGGGCGCCGCACTCGCCGTTGCGCGGGTTCGGCTGGGTCACCGGCTGGCGGCTCACCTTCGCGCAGGTGCCGAACGCGGTCGACGGCGCCCTGGCGACCCTGGTGGAAGACCCCACGGCCCAGGTCTACGTGAGCGTCTACGACGTGACGCCGGGCGACGAGCAGGCCCTGGACGAGTGGGAGGGCCTCGCCACCGGCCAGTCCCGCAAGATCCACGTGCGCGTGCAGACCCTCGACGGTGACGTGGTGGCGTGGGTGCACGTGCTCGACGCCTACGAGGGTGGCCTTCCCGCCGCGCACTACCTGGGCATGCTCGCCAACGCCGCCGAGGCGGGCGGAGCACCCAGCGACTACCTCCATGAGCTGCGCTCCCGGCCCTGCGAGTCGAGCGACACCCCTGAGCACCTCCCCCCGAACGAGCGGTGA
- a CDS encoding NAD(P)H-quinone dehydrogenase, which translates to MSAKTRIVIVGGGPGGYEAALVAAQLGADVTVVDENGLGGAAVLTDVVPSKTLIATAEVLSTVGGARQLGIRGLGRVRADLGAVNRRVKGLAVAQSRDIQRRLEAEGVRIVQGRGVLEGPARVRVGDSVIEADTLLVSTGASPRELPDARPDGERVLNWTQLYDLEDLPEKLIVVGSGVTGAEFASAYHALGAQVALVSSRDRVLPGEDADAAEVLEHVFRRGGMEVLSRSRAQSVKRTDAGVVVTLSDGRTVEGSHCLMAVGAVPSTAGLGLEEAGISVSASGHIEVDRVSRTTARGVYAAGDCTGVFPLASVAAMQGRKAMWHALGDAVSPLELRLVSSNVFTSPEIATVGVTQTQVDEGLEAVSVKLPLATNPRAKMQGIHDGFVKLFASPSGRVLGGTVVAPRASELIHPITLAVSARLTVDEVAAVFTVYPSISGSVAEAARQLHVG; encoded by the coding sequence GTGAGCGCTAAGACCAGGATTGTCATCGTCGGCGGCGGGCCCGGCGGCTACGAGGCCGCGCTGGTCGCGGCCCAGCTCGGCGCCGACGTCACCGTCGTCGACGAGAACGGCCTGGGCGGCGCCGCCGTCCTCACCGACGTCGTGCCCAGCAAGACGCTCATCGCCACGGCCGAGGTGCTGTCCACGGTCGGGGGTGCCCGTCAGCTCGGCATCCGCGGTCTGGGCCGGGTGCGGGCCGACCTGGGCGCGGTCAACCGCCGGGTCAAGGGGCTGGCCGTCGCGCAGTCCCGCGACATCCAGCGCCGCCTCGAGGCCGAGGGGGTGCGCATCGTGCAGGGCCGGGGCGTGCTCGAGGGCCCGGCCCGGGTGCGTGTGGGCGACAGCGTGATCGAGGCCGACACGTTGCTCGTCTCCACCGGGGCCAGCCCCCGTGAGCTGCCCGACGCCCGTCCCGACGGCGAGCGCGTGCTCAACTGGACCCAGCTGTACGACCTCGAAGACCTGCCCGAGAAGCTGATCGTGGTCGGTTCCGGCGTCACCGGCGCCGAGTTCGCCAGTGCCTACCACGCGCTCGGGGCGCAGGTCGCGCTCGTGTCCAGCCGCGACCGGGTGCTGCCGGGAGAAGACGCCGACGCCGCCGAGGTGCTCGAGCACGTCTTCCGGCGCGGTGGCATGGAGGTGCTGTCGCGTTCGCGCGCGCAGAGCGTCAAGCGTACGGACGCGGGGGTCGTGGTCACGCTGTCCGACGGCCGTACCGTCGAGGGTTCCCACTGCCTGATGGCGGTCGGCGCGGTTCCCAGCACCGCGGGTCTGGGGCTGGAGGAGGCCGGGATCTCGGTGAGCGCCTCGGGGCACATCGAGGTCGACCGGGTCTCCCGCACCACCGCGCGCGGGGTCTACGCGGCCGGCGACTGCACCGGTGTCTTCCCGCTCGCCTCGGTCGCCGCCATGCAGGGGCGCAAGGCGATGTGGCACGCGCTCGGCGACGCGGTCTCGCCCCTGGAACTGCGCCTGGTCTCCTCGAACGTGTTCACCTCACCCGAGATCGCGACCGTCGGCGTCACCCAGACCCAGGTCGACGAGGGCCTGGAGGCGGTCTCGGTGAAGCTGCCGCTGGCCACCAACCCGCGGGCCAAGATGCAGGGCATCCACGACGGTTTCGTGAAGCTGTTCGCCTCGCCGTCGGGCCGGGTGCTGGGCGGCACGGTGGTCGCGCCGCGCGCGTCCGAGCTGATCCACCCGATCACGCTGGCGGTCTCGGCCCGGCTCACGGTCGACGAGGTCGCCGCGGTGTTCACGGTCTACCCGTCGATCTCCGGGTCGGTGGCCGAGGCGGCGCGGCAGCTGCACGTCGGGTGA